One genomic window of Arthrobacter sp. KBS0703 includes the following:
- a CDS encoding tartrate dehydrogenase, whose translation MSATQIFTIASIPADGVGKEVVSAGRRVLDALAENSGGKFSFEWTEFPWGCGYFEKTGQMMDPKGLETLKDFDAIYFGAVGWENVPDHISLWGLRLNITQNFDQWANIRPVKFLPGIQSPLRKADHTELDWVVVRENSEGEYAGLGGRNLSGRGPGNEVALQTALFTEKGCERIMRFAFDLARTRTVKKVSSVTKSNAQQYGMVLWDETFQRVALDYPDVATESVLVDAMSAKFILKPEDLSVVVASNLNADILSDLGSALAGSLGLAASANLNPERRFPSMFEPVHGSAPDIAGKGISNPIGAIASAALMLDHFGLHKEARLVEAAIEQTTAAGYLTRDVGGEANTDDVADAIINALSHTLAAV comes from the coding sequence ATGAGCGCCACCCAGATATTCACCATCGCTTCAATCCCCGCAGACGGCGTCGGCAAAGAGGTCGTCTCCGCAGGCCGCCGGGTCCTGGACGCCCTGGCCGAGAACTCCGGCGGCAAGTTTTCCTTCGAGTGGACCGAGTTCCCCTGGGGCTGCGGGTACTTCGAAAAGACCGGCCAGATGATGGACCCCAAGGGCCTGGAGACCCTGAAGGACTTCGACGCCATCTACTTCGGCGCCGTCGGCTGGGAAAACGTCCCGGACCACATCAGCCTCTGGGGCCTGCGCCTGAACATCACCCAGAACTTCGACCAGTGGGCCAACATCCGCCCGGTGAAGTTCCTCCCCGGCATCCAGTCGCCGCTCCGCAAGGCCGACCACACCGAGCTCGACTGGGTGGTTGTCCGCGAAAACAGCGAAGGCGAATACGCCGGCCTCGGCGGACGGAACCTCAGCGGCCGCGGCCCGGGCAACGAGGTCGCCCTGCAGACCGCGTTGTTCACCGAGAAGGGCTGCGAACGCATCATGCGCTTCGCCTTCGACCTCGCCCGGACCCGCACGGTGAAGAAGGTCTCCTCCGTGACCAAGTCCAACGCCCAGCAGTACGGCATGGTCCTCTGGGACGAAACCTTCCAGCGCGTGGCCCTGGACTACCCGGACGTGGCAACCGAAAGCGTCCTGGTCGACGCGATGAGCGCGAAGTTCATCCTCAAGCCGGAGGACCTGTCCGTCGTCGTGGCATCGAACCTGAACGCAGACATCCTTTCGGACCTCGGCTCGGCCCTGGCCGGAAGCCTCGGCCTGGCAGCCAGCGCGAACCTCAACCCGGAGCGCCGCTTCCCGTCCATGTTCGAACCGGTCCACGGCTCCGCTCCGGACATCGCCGGCAAGGGCATCAGCAACCCGATCGGTGCGATCGCCAGCGCCGCACTGATGCTGGACCACTTCGGCTTGCACAAGGAAGCCCGCCTGGTCGAGGCCGCGATCGAGCAGACCACCGCAGCCGGGTACCTGACCCGCGACGTCGGCGGCGAAGCCAACACCGACGACGTCGCCGACGCCATCATCAACGCCCTGAGCCACACCCTGGCCGCCGTCTAA
- a CDS encoding PepSY domain-containing protein, giving the protein MRKRTAWIIGAAVAAAALGGATVAAAAGSLVVDDLTSNGGSQSTLSQADRDKAVEAALAKVGPGTVTDVEGGGDPGSAYEVEIRLNSGPEVEVNLGPDFQVLNQGAEDD; this is encoded by the coding sequence GTGCGCAAGAGAACAGCATGGATCATCGGAGCAGCAGTGGCTGCGGCAGCCCTGGGCGGCGCAACGGTTGCGGCGGCGGCCGGAAGCCTGGTGGTTGACGACTTGACCTCCAACGGAGGTTCCCAGAGCACCCTGAGCCAGGCCGATCGCGACAAAGCTGTCGAGGCCGCGCTTGCCAAGGTGGGGCCGGGGACGGTGACCGATGTTGAGGGCGGCGGGGACCCGGGCTCTGCCTACGAAGTTGAGATCCGGCTGAACAGCGGCCCGGAAGTCGAAGTGAACCTCGGCCCGGACTTCCAGGTCCTGAACCAGGGCGCCGAGGACGACTGA
- a CDS encoding acyl-CoA desaturase, giving the protein MTAISDRTAAKSTSINGTAAKHRPGALASSGSPLVRPPAAAHLTDEQVAEMGRELDAIRDDILAKRGASDAAYIRRVIKVQRGLEISGRAALLMGRNKAAWVTGTTLLSLAKILENMEIGHNILHGQWDWMRDPDIHSTTWEWDFVTPARSWQHTHNDLHHRWTNVVGRDNDVGYNLLRMDADQPWKPHNLGNPLYNAILAPIFEWGIAIYDLELVDYQEGKKSKEAMKRDLKALGRKVVTQFTKDYAATPAVAMLTGSGKQALYGTLTANAVRNVWAHAVIFCGHFPEGADTFTEEMVEGETRGDWYVRQMIGSANISGSKFMHLMTGNLSHQIEHHLFPDLPSNRYGEVAPKVQEICKRYGLPYTTGPLLKQVGSSWAKVFKLALPGKKS; this is encoded by the coding sequence ATGACTGCAATATCTGACCGCACAGCCGCGAAATCGACGTCGATCAACGGGACGGCGGCAAAGCACCGCCCCGGTGCGCTGGCCTCCTCCGGCAGCCCTCTGGTGCGTCCTCCGGCTGCGGCGCACCTTACCGATGAGCAGGTTGCCGAGATGGGCCGTGAACTGGACGCCATCCGGGACGACATCCTGGCCAAGCGCGGGGCGTCCGACGCCGCGTACATCCGGCGCGTCATCAAGGTCCAGCGCGGCCTCGAGATTTCCGGCCGCGCCGCGCTGCTGATGGGCCGCAACAAGGCCGCCTGGGTCACGGGCACCACTCTGCTGAGCCTCGCCAAGATTCTCGAAAACATGGAAATCGGGCACAACATCCTGCACGGCCAGTGGGACTGGATGCGGGACCCGGACATCCACTCCACCACCTGGGAATGGGACTTCGTCACGCCGGCACGTTCCTGGCAGCACACCCACAACGACCTCCACCACCGCTGGACCAACGTGGTGGGCCGGGACAACGACGTTGGATACAACCTCCTGCGCATGGATGCCGACCAGCCGTGGAAGCCGCACAACTTGGGCAACCCGCTGTACAACGCCATCCTGGCGCCCATCTTCGAGTGGGGCATCGCCATCTACGACCTCGAGCTGGTGGACTACCAAGAGGGCAAGAAGTCCAAGGAGGCCATGAAGCGTGACCTCAAGGCCCTGGGCCGCAAGGTAGTCACCCAGTTCACCAAGGACTACGCCGCGACTCCGGCCGTCGCCATGCTGACCGGCTCGGGCAAGCAGGCGCTCTACGGCACGTTGACCGCCAATGCCGTCCGCAACGTCTGGGCCCATGCGGTGATCTTCTGCGGCCACTTCCCCGAAGGGGCAGACACGTTCACCGAGGAAATGGTGGAAGGCGAGACCCGCGGCGACTGGTACGTCCGGCAGATGATCGGCTCGGCCAACATCTCCGGCTCCAAGTTCATGCACCTCATGACCGGAAACCTGTCCCACCAGATCGAGCACCACCTCTTCCCCGACCTGCCGTCCAACCGGTACGGCGAGGTTGCCCCGAAGGTGCAGGAAATCTGCAAGCGCTACGGCCTGCCGTACACCACGGGTCCGCTGCTCAAGCAGGTCGGATCGTCCTGGGCCAAGGTCTTCAAGCTCGCGCTGCCGGGAAAGAAGTCCTAG
- a CDS encoding glycerate kinase, with product MHSTTAPKTVRTLIAPDKFKGSLTAGEVAAALAAGLRSAAGAAGTAGAVHCELLPLADGGDGSVDAAVASGFTRRSYTVAGPTGQHVQADIAFDGETAVVEVANTCGLGLLPDGKLEPLSASSRGFGEAILFALSLKPARIVMALGGSASTDGGMGMLTALGYSFRDADGRHLYGSGRALALIDSVHRTGLPELADTELIVASDVHNPLLGGQGAPAVFGPQKGAEPKDIAALDQGLEHLVAKMAEAGFADATALAGHAGAGSAGGIGYACLLLGAKQVSGADYFLDLLGFNARKDSCDVVITGEGSIDEQTLSGKLPAAVARRSGSRPIIAVAGRSLLPRERWSEMSLTRVYTLAEYTDQDSSKDPELSAALLQRIGKDIGTSLL from the coding sequence ATGCACAGCACCACCGCCCCGAAAACCGTGCGGACCCTCATCGCGCCCGACAAGTTCAAAGGCAGCCTCACCGCCGGCGAGGTTGCGGCCGCCCTGGCCGCGGGGCTCCGCTCGGCAGCCGGTGCCGCCGGCACAGCCGGAGCGGTCCATTGCGAACTGCTTCCGCTGGCGGACGGAGGTGACGGCAGCGTCGATGCCGCCGTCGCCTCCGGCTTCACCCGGCGAAGCTACACGGTCGCCGGCCCCACGGGCCAGCACGTCCAGGCGGACATCGCGTTCGACGGCGAGACCGCCGTCGTCGAGGTCGCCAACACCTGCGGCCTCGGGCTCCTCCCGGACGGAAAGCTGGAACCGCTCAGCGCATCCAGCCGCGGCTTCGGCGAAGCCATCCTGTTCGCCCTCAGCCTGAAGCCGGCCAGGATCGTCATGGCCCTGGGCGGCAGCGCCAGCACCGACGGCGGCATGGGAATGCTCACAGCCCTGGGCTACAGCTTCCGCGACGCCGACGGCCGGCACCTCTACGGCAGCGGCAGGGCCCTCGCACTGATCGACTCCGTCCACCGGACCGGACTCCCCGAACTGGCGGACACGGAACTCATCGTCGCCAGCGACGTCCACAACCCGCTGCTCGGCGGCCAGGGGGCACCGGCGGTCTTCGGCCCGCAAAAAGGCGCCGAGCCGAAGGACATCGCAGCCCTCGACCAGGGCCTGGAGCACCTCGTCGCCAAGATGGCGGAGGCAGGGTTCGCCGACGCAACGGCGCTGGCGGGGCACGCCGGCGCCGGAAGCGCCGGGGGAATCGGCTACGCCTGCCTGCTCCTCGGCGCCAAACAGGTCTCCGGCGCGGACTACTTCCTGGACCTGCTCGGCTTCAACGCCCGCAAGGACAGCTGCGACGTGGTCATCACCGGCGAAGGCAGCATCGACGAACAGACGCTGTCCGGCAAGCTGCCGGCCGCCGTCGCCCGCCGGTCTGGCTCCCGCCCGATCATCGCCGTCGCCGGCCGTTCCCTGTTGCCCCGGGAGCGGTGGTCCGAAATGTCGCTGACGAGGGTGTACACCCTGGCCGAATACACCGACCAGGACTCGTCCAAGGACCCCGAACTCTCCGCCGCTCTGCTCCAACGGATCGGCAAAGACATCGGAACAAGCCTCCTGTAG
- a CDS encoding LysR family transcriptional regulator — protein sequence MDTRKLKYFLAVVDHGGFNRAAEHLLIAQPSLSQTIAGLENELGVPLFHRIGRRVVLSEAGKELVGPARLVMRDLDAAQSAVQALRGVRSGRLDIITMPSPGIEPLTSMIAGFIRAHPSVRLNVSAAFTPEEVIESVRSGSTEIGLAGSSSAIKVPGVQVINLERQPLILIVNPHADTFGPGAAIQREDLGGHRLIASQRGSLMRWLVDDALAHGVDTEIVVEVAHRTSILPLVLAGVGHAVMPSSWAPTAHKAGLRTLLIEPVSHLDVAILSRKEDLTPAARAFLAIAELHAVQDETHAANQ from the coding sequence ATGGACACACGGAAGCTGAAGTATTTCCTGGCGGTGGTTGACCATGGCGGCTTCAACCGTGCCGCGGAACACCTGCTGATCGCCCAGCCCTCACTGTCCCAGACCATCGCCGGCCTGGAGAACGAGCTGGGCGTGCCGCTCTTCCACCGCATCGGCCGCCGCGTGGTGCTCAGCGAAGCCGGCAAGGAACTCGTCGGACCCGCGCGGCTGGTGATGCGCGATCTCGATGCGGCACAGTCGGCGGTCCAGGCTCTTCGGGGCGTCCGCAGCGGCAGGCTGGACATCATCACCATGCCGTCCCCGGGCATTGAGCCGTTGACGTCCATGATCGCCGGCTTCATCCGGGCCCACCCGTCGGTCCGGCTCAATGTCAGCGCCGCGTTCACCCCGGAAGAGGTGATCGAATCGGTCCGCAGCGGAAGCACCGAGATCGGCCTGGCCGGCTCGTCCAGCGCCATCAAGGTTCCCGGCGTCCAGGTGATCAACCTCGAGCGGCAGCCGCTGATCCTCATCGTCAATCCCCACGCGGACACCTTCGGCCCCGGGGCGGCAATCCAGCGTGAGGACCTTGGCGGGCACCGGCTGATCGCCAGCCAGCGCGGCTCGCTGATGCGTTGGCTGGTGGATGACGCCCTGGCCCACGGCGTTGACACTGAGATCGTGGTCGAGGTGGCCCACCGGACCTCCATCCTGCCGCTGGTGCTTGCCGGTGTGGGCCACGCGGTGATGCCGTCCTCCTGGGCCCCGACTGCCCACAAGGCAGGGCTGCGCACACTGCTGATTGAACCGGTATCGCACCTCGATGTGGCCATCCTGAGCAGGAAGGAAGACCTGACGCCTGCGGCCCGGGCATTCCTGGCAATCGCGGAGCTCCACGCCGTCCAGGACGAGACGCACGCCGCGAACCAATAG
- a CDS encoding ferredoxin reductase produces the protein MIRLRKLARAASVLTTPLAPEDVLALFNPVFSARQLRGVVTKVVPETADSATIYFHPGRGWKAHKAGQWARIGVELDGVRHWRSYSLSAPAGQDPAITVSDVGAVSGVLVRQTKPGDILFLAPPQGDFVLPEHPRPLLMLTAGSGITPVMSMVRTLVPHRPDADVVLIHSARTPQDSIFHEELSELADQFPNFRVTHWYTGERGRLDFGSNAQLEELCPDWRQRAAYACGPEEFLDDAEALWSSEAAAHEKAAPGPFAADPISLIIERFNTSLVGGAGHDGGLVTFEASDREVEADGGTPLLDVGEDAGVLMPSGCRMGICHSCLLPLRAGQVRDLRTGEVHGEPGQLIQTCVSAAAGPVNLDI, from the coding sequence ATGATTCGGCTTCGCAAATTGGCGCGCGCCGCGTCCGTTCTGACCACTCCGTTGGCGCCGGAGGATGTTCTTGCGCTTTTTAACCCTGTGTTCTCCGCCCGCCAGCTGCGCGGCGTGGTCACCAAGGTTGTTCCGGAAACTGCGGATTCGGCCACCATTTACTTCCACCCCGGCCGCGGCTGGAAGGCCCACAAGGCCGGCCAGTGGGCGCGGATCGGCGTGGAGCTGGACGGCGTGCGCCACTGGCGCTCGTACTCGCTCAGTGCCCCTGCCGGGCAGGATCCCGCCATCACGGTGAGTGACGTCGGCGCGGTTTCCGGCGTCCTGGTCCGGCAGACCAAGCCCGGGGACATCCTGTTCCTGGCGCCGCCGCAGGGCGACTTCGTCCTGCCGGAACACCCCCGCCCGCTGCTGATGCTCACTGCGGGCAGCGGCATCACGCCGGTCATGTCCATGGTCCGCACCCTGGTGCCGCACCGCCCGGACGCCGACGTCGTGCTCATCCACTCCGCCCGCACGCCGCAGGACAGCATCTTCCACGAGGAACTGTCCGAGCTCGCGGACCAGTTCCCCAACTTCCGCGTCACCCACTGGTACACCGGCGAACGCGGCCGGCTGGACTTCGGATCCAACGCCCAGCTGGAGGAGCTGTGCCCGGACTGGCGCCAGCGCGCCGCCTACGCCTGCGGCCCCGAGGAATTCCTCGACGACGCCGAGGCGCTTTGGTCCAGCGAAGCCGCCGCCCACGAGAAAGCAGCGCCGGGCCCGTTCGCCGCGGACCCCATCAGCCTGATCATCGAACGCTTCAACACCAGCCTGGTGGGCGGGGCGGGGCACGACGGCGGCCTGGTCACCTTTGAGGCGTCCGACCGCGAGGTTGAGGCCGACGGCGGCACGCCGCTGCTCGACGTCGGCGAAGACGCGGGAGTCCTGATGCCCAGCGGCTGCCGCATGGGTATCTGCCACAGCTGCCTGTTACCGCTGCGGGCCGGCCAGGTGCGCGACCTGCGCACCGGCGAAGTCCACGGCGAACCGGGCCAACTAATCCAGACGTGTGTTTCGGCAGCCGCCGGGCCCGTTAACCTCGACATCTGA
- a CDS encoding YbhB/YbcL family Raf kinase inhibitor-like protein gives MTSASPFPNLPDVPSFELTSRSFQDGETLHPAQRSGRMHAGGADESPQLSWSGAPAGTASFAVTVFDPDAPGAGGFWHWAVLNIPADVTSLPEGAGAEAGPQLPPSAVQLKNDAGFHGYLGAAPPPGHGRHRYVVTVYALDVGELKTGTKPAGLGTELAKHLLGTATLTGIYSR, from the coding sequence ATGACATCCGCCAGTCCCTTTCCCAACCTCCCGGACGTACCGTCGTTCGAGCTCACCAGCCGCTCGTTCCAGGACGGTGAGACCCTGCATCCCGCGCAGCGCAGCGGCAGGATGCACGCCGGCGGCGCGGACGAGTCCCCGCAGCTGAGCTGGAGCGGCGCGCCGGCGGGCACCGCAAGCTTCGCCGTCACGGTCTTTGATCCCGACGCCCCCGGCGCCGGGGGGTTCTGGCACTGGGCTGTGCTCAACATCCCGGCCGATGTCACGTCGCTGCCGGAGGGAGCCGGAGCCGAGGCAGGCCCGCAGCTCCCGCCCAGCGCCGTACAGCTGAAGAACGACGCCGGCTTCCACGGATATCTGGGCGCCGCCCCGCCGCCCGGGCACGGCCGGCACCGGTACGTCGTCACCGTCTATGCCCTGGACGTCGGGGAACTGAAGACCGGGACCAAGCCCGCGGGTCTCGGAACCGAGCTCGCCAAGCACCTGCTGGGCACGGCCACGCTGACGGGAATCTACAGCCGCTAA
- the dctA gene encoding C4-dicarboxylate transporter DctA has protein sequence MDHITTAGTATPAPKTRWYKQLYFWVLTAILIGILVGWLAPTVGIAMEPIGTTFVSSMKMLIGPIVFLTIVGGIASVADLKKVGMTGLKALTYFQVGTIFAMIFGLVAINIFRLGDGVNADAGSIKTSESAAKLIDAGAHQEWWQFLTHIIPNSIVGPFVEGDILQIIFIAVVFGIALNAMGKVGAPVLDGVQRLTGVMFKILSFIMKAAPIGAFGAMAFAVGKYGVSSLTSMGGLIALFYATSILFVVVVLGSVMAFLKLNIFTMIRHLKEEYMLILGTSTAEPALPGLMRKLEHAGVKKETVGLVVPTGYSFNLDGAAIYLSLAALYIAQATNTDLTIGQQLGLLAVMLLTSKGAAGVAGGGFIALTATLTTIGTIPAAGIMLIFGIDKFMSECRALVNFTGNAVATLFIAWWDRTLDADRARRVFAGETVEPMPSEDPIHLDEVTDIDDDLAEYGHHAPKEISPKHDGGADEAGHSRRRGPAYSETV, from the coding sequence ATGGATCACATCACCACCGCCGGCACGGCAACGCCGGCACCCAAGACACGCTGGTACAAGCAGCTGTACTTCTGGGTACTGACCGCCATTCTCATCGGCATCCTGGTCGGCTGGCTCGCACCGACAGTCGGCATCGCCATGGAACCCATCGGCACCACCTTCGTCAGCTCGATGAAGATGCTCATCGGCCCGATCGTGTTCCTGACCATCGTCGGCGGCATCGCCAGCGTCGCGGACCTCAAAAAAGTTGGCATGACCGGCCTGAAGGCCCTGACCTACTTCCAGGTCGGCACCATCTTCGCCATGATCTTCGGCCTGGTCGCCATTAACATCTTCCGCCTCGGCGACGGCGTCAACGCGGACGCGGGTTCGATCAAGACCTCAGAGTCTGCCGCGAAGCTTATCGACGCCGGTGCCCACCAGGAATGGTGGCAGTTCCTGACCCACATCATTCCCAACAGCATCGTTGGCCCCTTCGTCGAAGGCGACATCCTCCAGATCATCTTCATCGCCGTCGTCTTTGGCATCGCCCTGAATGCCATGGGCAAGGTCGGCGCGCCCGTCCTGGACGGCGTGCAGCGCCTCACCGGAGTCATGTTCAAGATCCTGAGCTTCATCATGAAGGCCGCTCCCATCGGCGCCTTTGGCGCGATGGCGTTCGCCGTCGGCAAGTACGGCGTCTCCTCACTCACCAGCATGGGCGGGCTGATCGCACTCTTCTACGCCACCTCGATCCTCTTCGTCGTCGTGGTCCTCGGCTCCGTCATGGCGTTCCTGAAGCTGAACATCTTCACGATGATCCGGCACCTCAAAGAGGAATACATGCTCATCCTGGGCACGTCCACTGCCGAACCTGCCCTGCCGGGCCTGATGCGGAAGCTCGAACATGCCGGCGTGAAGAAGGAAACCGTCGGACTCGTCGTCCCCACCGGCTACAGCTTCAACCTCGACGGCGCCGCCATCTACCTCTCCCTTGCCGCCCTCTACATCGCCCAGGCCACCAACACGGACCTGACCATCGGCCAGCAGCTGGGCCTGCTCGCGGTCATGCTGCTCACCTCCAAGGGCGCAGCGGGCGTCGCCGGTGGCGGCTTCATCGCCCTGACCGCCACGCTCACCACCATCGGGACCATCCCGGCCGCCGGCATCATGCTCATCTTCGGCATCGACAAGTTCATGTCCGAGTGCCGGGCCCTGGTGAACTTCACGGGCAACGCCGTCGCCACGCTGTTCATCGCCTGGTGGGACCGGACCCTGGACGCGGACCGCGCCCGCCGCGTCTTCGCCGGCGAGACGGTTGAGCCGATGCCCAGCGAGGACCCGATCCACCTCGACGAGGTCACGGACATCGACGACGACCTGGCCGAATACGGCCACCACGCCCCCAAGGAAATCAGCCCAAAACATGACGGGGGCGCCGATGAAGCCGGACACTCCCGCCGCCGCGGTCCGGCCTACTCGGAAACCGTCTGA
- a CDS encoding response regulator transcription factor, with protein MRILVVEDEKQLADTVRRGLANEGFVVDVVHDGISGVWAATEKPYDVILLDLMLPLQNGYDVLKEIRGRKIWTPVLVLTAKDGEYDQTDAFDLGADDYLTKPFSFLVLVARIRALVRRGAPERPVVLELGSLSLDTASRQVRRGEAAIALTAKEYALLHFLMRRPGQVISKGEILDNVWDAAFDGGDNVVEVYVGYLRRKIDVPFGVQSLMTVRGMGYLLTADKAPVG; from the coding sequence GTGAGAATTCTGGTTGTCGAGGATGAAAAGCAGCTGGCCGATACGGTCCGCCGCGGGCTGGCCAACGAAGGATTCGTGGTGGACGTCGTTCATGACGGCATCAGCGGGGTCTGGGCTGCGACGGAGAAGCCCTACGACGTGATTCTGCTCGATCTGATGCTGCCGCTGCAGAATGGCTATGACGTACTGAAAGAAATCCGGGGCCGCAAAATCTGGACGCCCGTTCTGGTGCTGACGGCCAAGGACGGCGAGTACGACCAGACGGATGCCTTCGACCTCGGAGCCGATGACTACCTGACGAAGCCGTTCAGCTTCCTCGTCCTGGTCGCCAGGATCAGGGCGCTGGTGCGCCGCGGAGCGCCGGAGCGGCCTGTCGTCCTGGAGCTGGGATCTTTGAGCCTTGACACGGCAAGCCGCCAGGTGCGCCGGGGGGAGGCCGCGATTGCCTTGACCGCCAAGGAGTACGCTCTGCTGCACTTCCTGATGCGGCGGCCTGGCCAGGTGATTTCAAAGGGCGAGATCCTGGACAACGTGTGGGATGCCGCCTTTGACGGCGGAGATAACGTCGTCGAGGTCTACGTTGGATATCTCCGCCGGAAAATCGACGTCCCGTTCGGCGTGCAGAGCCTGATGACGGTGCGGGGGATGGGCTACCTGCTCACCGCCGACAAGGCCCCGGTGGGATAG